GGCTTCAGTATGACCTGGTACTGGTTGAACTGCTGGACCCGGTTTGGATTCTCGCCGTACCGCCCGTCCTTCGGACGCTTCGAGGGCTCGATGTACGCCGCTTTCCACGGCTCCGGGCCGAGCACGCGGAGAAAGGTGGCCGGGTTCATCGTGCCGGCCCCGACCTCCGAATTGTACGGGGTGAGCAGCAGGCAGCCCGCGCGCCCCCAGTATTCGGCGAGGGCGGATACGAGTTCCTGGAAGGTCAGCTTCATCCTCGTCCTTTCAAGATGCGCAGGGCGCCGGGCAGGCGGTATCCCTCGACATGATGTTTGAACAGCTCGTGCAGGAGACGCCCGATCTCGCCGCGTTCCCTCCCCGTCAAGGTCGTCGACGGGGCCGCATCGAAGGCCTCCTCCTCGATCCGCCGCAGAAGCCGTCGCGAACCGGCCGAGAGCGATCGGTGGCCGTCGCCACCGCACCTGCCGCAGGAGATCGATCCCTCCCGCGGATCGAGTCGCCAGTCGTCGCCGACCGGCCGGCCGCACGCCGAGCAGCGTCCGGTGCCGGGAAAGACCCCGAGCGCCTTGAGCAGCAGCGTCTCCAGGGTGAAGAATATCAGCCACGGGTCGCCCGGCGCAACCAGTCCCTCCAAAAAAGCGTCGAGAAGACGGAAGAATCCCTCGTCCGCCTCGCGGCCGACGGTGGACCGGTCGACCAGCTCGAGCCCGGCCTGCAGGAGGCAGAGACGGTCCAGGTCGCCGAGCGAGGCGACCGTGCCGCGCATGTCCGCCTCCTTCAGGGCCTGCAGCCCCCTGTCGGGGCGGAAGTAGAAAACGATGTCCCCCGCGTTCCCCGTTCGCATCCCCGTCGCCGCCGCGCGTCTCGCGCCGCGCGCGAGCAGCCGCAGCTTGCCGTACTCCCGGGTGAGGACGACGACGATCAGGCTGGTCTCGTGGTATTCGTACGTCCGCAGGACGATTGCACGGTCCTTGACGATCTCGCTCACGGGAAACGCACCCCTCGCGCCTATCCCCCGCCGAGCCAGTCGAGGAACGCGCTGGCGATGCCGAGATAGAATAGGAGCCCCAGGATGTCGTTCGAGGTGGTGATGAACGGCCCGGTGGCCAGTGCCGGATCGATATTGATCCGCTTGAGCAGAAGCGGGACGATGGCGCCCATCAGCGTCCCCCAGACGATGATCGTCGTCAGGGAGAGACAGAGGAGCAGGCCGAGACGCAGATCGCGCTGCCAGAGAACGACGACGAGAAGCAGCACGCCTCCGAGCACGAAGCCGTTGATCAGCGACACCTTGATCTCGCGGATGATCTTCTCCGACGTCCGGAAGACGCCCGAGGTGCCGAGGGCGAGTTCACGCACGACGATCGCCGACGACTGTATGCCGACGTTCCCGCCCATCGCCGTGATGACGGGCACGAAGAAGGCCAGCGTGAGGATCGTCTCGAAGGAGCCGCTGAAATGTTTCATCACGATCGCCGACGCGATGCCGCCGATCAGGCCGGTGAAGAGCCAGGGAAGGCGCGCACGGGAGACACGGAGCGAGGAGCGTTCGAAGAACTCCTCCTCCCCCGTTCCGGCCATGATCGTGATGTCCTCGGTCGCCTCCTCCTCGAGAACGTCCAGGACGTCGTCGACGGTGATCCGCCCGACGAGCCGGCCGCGCGCGTCGAGGACGGGGAGCGTGTAGATATCGAACTTCGAGAAGATCGAGGCGACCTCCTCCTGGTCCGTCTCGACGCCGACCGTCACGGTCTCGCGCGTCATGATGTCGTCGATCCGGACGTCGGGCTCGACGAGAAGCAGGTTCAGGAGCGGGACCTCGCCTATGAGGATCCCCTCGGAGTCGACGATGTAGATGTTCTGCAGGTGCTCGACTTCCCGCGCCTCCGCCCTGATGAGCCGGATGACCTCGCCGACCGTCGTCCCCCCGCGCGCCGTGAGGATCTCGCGGGCCATGATCCCGCCCGCCGACTCCTCGTGGAACTTGAGGAGCTCGCTGAGATCCTCGTAGTCCTCGCGGCTGATCGACCTGAGCACCTCGAGGCTCTTGTCGTCGGGAAGCAGGGAGACGATATCCGCGGCGTCGTCGCTCGCCATCAAGGCGACGAGTTGGACGGTGCGATCCGAGGCCATGTCGCGCAGGAGACCGGCAGCCGATCCCTCGTCGAGGAGGGTCAGCACCTCGGCGGCGACCGCGTCGTCGAGCAATCCGAAGAGGACGGCGCGACGCTCCTCGTCGAGCGCCTCGATGATGTCCGCGACGTCGGGTGCCCGCATCCCCGCGATCATCCCGCCGAGCGCGGAGACCTGCCCCGATTCGAAGACCTCGTCGATCCGCCCGAAGATCTGCAGCAGCTCCTCGTCCATCGTCGTTGGCTTCCTTCCGGTGTGTCGCTGAAGGGAAGAGCATGGAGAAGGAAGCCGTTTTCGTCAAGGCAAATCGGCGCGGGACGGGTCGGCCGGGGCGGGGACGATCGCGCCTCCCGAGATGACCATCTTGAGGGCGTCCTCGATCGAGCAGTCGAGCGGTTCGGTCTCGTCCTCGGGGACCATCAGGAAGAGACCGGAGGTCGGATTGGGGGTCGTCGGGAGGAAGATGTTGACGAACATCCGCTCCCGTCCATCGGCGCCGCGTCGCAGCCAGGTCTTCGTCGTGAACCCGACGACGTAGATCCCCTCGCGCGGGTACTGGATCAGAACCGCCTTGCGATATGCCGTGTGCTGTCCCCGGAGAAAGACCTCGCCGATCTGTTTCACCGCCGTGTACATGCTCCGGATGAGCGGGATTCTCACGACGAGCGTCTCGAGCCAGCCGATGATGGTGCGGCCGATCAGGTTTCCCGCGAAGACGCCCGCCACGAGCACGAGGAGGACGACGGCGAGGAATCCCAGGCCGGGTATGTCGATGATCGGGTACCGCGCGACGACCGGTTCGAGCAGGTCGTCGAAGTAGATGAAGACGTGATAGAGCACCCACCCGGTGACCACGGTGGGAAGCAGGATGAGAATGCCGGTGAGCAGCTTGCGCCTGAACCAACCCATGTGATTTCCTTCCCTGCCGGTGGCCCGGTCACTCCCCCGCGCCGGGGAGACGCACCGTCACCTCGGCGATCCGCTGCCCCTCGAGCCGGCTGATCCGGAAGACGACGCCGTCGTGGACGATCTCCTCGCCCTCGACCGGGACACGACCCATGAGGGTGTATAGGAATCCGGCGAGGGTGTCGGCTTCCTCCGTCCTGATCGACAGGTGCACGGCCTCGTTGAACTCGCCGATGTTCATACGCCCCTGCGCGACGTATTCGCCGGGGGAGGACTCGAAGACCAGAGGCGTCTCCTCGTCGTATTCGTCCTCGATCTCGCCGACGATCTCCTCGATGATGTCCTCGATGGTGACGATGCCGGCCGTGCCGCCGTACTCGTCGACGACGACGGCCATGTGTTTCCGCTCGAGCTGGAACTCCCTGAGAAGCTCGTCGATCTTCTTGCCCTCCGGCACGAAGAAGGGCTCGCGGAGAAGCGCGGACAGCCCCCCCGTCTCCCCCGATCCGGGGCGGGCGAAATCCTTGACGTGAAGGATGCCGACGATGCGATCGACCTGGTCGTCGTAGACGGGGACGCGCGAGTGCCCCGCCTCGGCCACTTCGCGGCGCACCTCGTCGAGCGGCGCGCGCAGGTCGACGGCGAATACGTCGATCCGCGGCACCATCACCTCCCGTACGCGCTTGTCGCTGAAGGCGGCGATGCGGTGCATGAGCCGGCTCCCCTCCTCCTCGATGAAGCCCTCGCCCGGCTCCCGCCTGTCGGCGAAGACGAAGAAGGGAGAGGCCAGCTCCCTGACGAGGTCGGGAAAGAGCGCCGTCGCCGTCCGCAGGAAGAGCCCCGTCAGCGGACGCAGGAGCGTGTAGACCGGCAAAAGCGGCCAGGAGAGCAGCGTCGCGAAACGCGCCGGCCGGCGATCGGCGAGACCGCCGCCGAGGATCGTCGCCGCGACCAGGAGCGCGAAGACGATCGCGTATGCCGGCATGCGGCCTGCCGCGCCGGCGCCCGGCAACGCTCCCGCGGCGGCCGCGGCGGCGAAGACGACGACGCCCTGGAGCAGGGCGAGGCCGATGAGGAGATGGAGGCGACTGCGGTGCAGGAGCCTGGCCGCGCGCGAGACGCGGGAGAGCGGGAACACCTTGTCCTCGTGCATCCGCGAGACGGCGCTGAAGGCGGCGGCCCCGCACGAGAGCAGGAACTGCGCCACGAGCAGCAGCGGTATCGCGATGGGCACCGATTCCATGGCGCCGGTCATTCCGTTTCCCCCCCGAACAGTCTGTCGAGGACGCGCGGAGAGATGAACCCCTCGAGGACCCGTCTTTCCGCCCGTTCCATCCGCCGGGCGGCGGCCGGATCGGCGTGGAGGTGGCCGCGGAGGTGCATCAGGCCATGGGCGACGAGCCGGAGCAGCCAGTGCCGCGGCTCGACCCCCCGGTCTCTCGCCCCCGCTTCGATCCGTTTCCAGCAGAGGAAGATCTCGCCGACCGGATCCTCGCCGCCGCCGTCTGGACCGTAGGGGAAGGTCAGTATCTCGGCCGCCCCCCGGCGGTTCCGGTACGTCCGGTTGAGGTCGGCCATCCGCCTCTCGCCGACGAGTGTCAGCTCGACGGCGGCGCCGCGGGGCGGCACCGGGCCGGCGAGGCGGCGGATCGCGGGCTGGGCGAGCTCAAACATGTCTCTTCCGCTCACCCTGGGCCTGCTTCCCGGAAGGATAATCACGCGGTCCCGCCCCTCCCCTCTCTTCCCGCTCCTGCCCCGGATAGGATATCCGGGGATGGAAGATCCCCGTCAGCAACTGGATGTACTTCTCCCTGATGACCGCTATGTCGTTCAGCGTCAGGCCGCTGTCGTCGAGCTCGCCGTCGTTCATGCGCGTCTGGACGAGCCGCGAGACGATCGCCCGGATCCTCGGGGCGGTGGGCTCCTTGAGGGATCTCACCGCCGCCTCGCAGGAATCGGCCAGCATGATCAGCGCGTTCTCCTTCGAGCTCGGGCGCGGCCCCGGATAACGGAAATCGTCCACGTTGACGCTGTCATGCGAATCGTACTCGAGGGCCTTCTGGTAGAAGTACGCCATCACCGTCGTGCCGTGGTGCTCGCGGATCGCGTCGGAGATCACGCGCGGCAGTTTCTCCTTCCTGGCGAGCTCGACCCCCTCCTTGACGTGCGAGCCGAGAATCAGGGCGCTCATCGTCGGGGCGAGCTTCTCGTGCTTGTTGACGTTGTCGCCCTTGTTCTCGAAGAAATACTCGGGCTTCGCCAGCTTGCCGATGTCGTGATAGTAGGCGGCGACCCGCGCGAGCAGCGAGTTCGCGCCGACCTCTCCGGCGACCGCCTCGACGAGGTTGCCGACCATGAGGGAATGGTGATAGGTGCCCGGGGCCTCCATGATGAGCCGCCGCAACAGCGGGCGGTTGAGGTCGCTGAGCTCCATGAGCGTGAAATTCGTGGTCACGTCGAAGATCGACTCGAAGATCGGCAAAAGGAACATCACGAGGATCGTGCAGATGAACGAGTTGGTGATCCCCCAGAGGGAACTGAAGAGGAACTGGCTCACCGAGATGCGCTCGGTGAGGCCGAATCCCGCGATCCCGATGATATAGGCGATCGCTATGTAGAGGAAGATCGTGTAGAAATGCCGCCTCTCGCGAAGCTGCGCGATGGAGATGATCGCCGCCGTGCCGGCGAGGATGGCGATGAAGGCGTGCGAGCCGGGAAGGTCGGTGTGGGTGAGAAGGAGGAACGCCGAGAAGAGGGTGAAGGCGACCGACGGCATCACGCCGAAGAACGCCGCCGTCACGAGGGAGACGAAGGCGACCGGCACGAGATAGGGGTCGAGGATCGCGTACCGCGTCACGAGCGCGGTGAGCAGCAGGTAGACGAACACGATGATGAAGACGAGCGTGGTCTTCCCCGGATCGGCGATCAGCCCGGGACTGAACCGCCGGAGGGCGAGCAGGAAGACGGCGAGCAGCGAGGCGATCCTGAGCGCCTTCCCGATATAGAGGAGAACGCGCTTCATGCCGGAGGTCTCGAGCTCGAGCTCGGCCTTGCGTTCCTCGAGAGCCTCGAGGACGCTCACCTGGGTCCGCGTCACCCGGTCGTGCTTGGCGACGATGCGCTCGTTGCGGGAGACGGTGAAGTACTTCGGCACCGTGCGCATCTTCGCCTCGCGCCGGGCGCGCGTCTCGTCGGGATCGTAGACGAGGTTCGGCATCAGGTGCGATCGGACGATGTCGTAGAAGAGATCGATCGCCTTTCCGTCGGCGTCGAAGTTGCGGCCGGCCCGGTCGAGAATGACCGATTCGAGCTCTCCCTGGGAGATCAGCGACGCGGTCGACATCGTCCGCTCGTCGGTCCCGTCGACGACGGTGATCGAGGCGAAGTCCCGCCGGCGCAGCGGCGACGCGTCGTTCACGATCCCCCGCTCGAAGAGGGAGCGTTGCAGGTCGAGTCCGATCTGGAGTATCCGCCGGCGCATCTCCCGGTCGAGAAGGAGCTCGACGCGGTCGCGGCTCAGGGCGGGAGCCATTTCGCGGATCGTGTCGACCCGTTTCGCCGCATCGAGGCTTTCCGCCATCGCGATGTCCCTGATCGAGGTCATGAAGGCCTCGAGGTCCTCGGGGAGATGCCGGACGATCTCGCGGTTCTCCCGGTAGACCGGGGGAACGCTGAGCACGGCCTTGGCGCGGTTGCTCTCGATCTCCTGCTCGGAGTGGGGAACGATGAAATCGAAGGGCGCGATGACATCGACGTCGGCGATGTCCCCCTCGCGGAACCGCACGTCCCGTATCTTCTTGAGCGGCGGAAAGAGCAGGAGCGAGACGACGAGGAAGAGCAGGGCATAGACGTACGGCAGGCGCCGCCTGCCGAACAGCCGCGCGGCGGCCTTCCGCGGATCGAATCCGCGTCCGGCGCCGCCGTTCTCCCCGCGACCGGTTCCGTTGGCGGTCGGTTCAGCCATCGGTCTCCTCGGTTCCCGCGTCGGCTTCGCGCTCCGATCCGGTCGGGTCCGTCGCGCCGGCGCCCGGCGGTGTTGCCGTCGCGGCGGCGCGCTCACGGGCGTTCATTTCGCTGAAAGCCTTTATGATAGCCTTGACGAGGCGGTGACGAACCACGTCCTCCTCACCGAAGGAGATAAACGCGATGCCCTCGACGCCGTCAAGGATTTCCTTGACCGCGACGAGCCCGCTGCGGGCCGGATCGACGAGATCGATCTGGGTGATGTCGCCGGTGATGACCGCCTTCGCGTTGGCCCCGAGGCGCGTGAGGAACATCTTCATCTGGCCGACCGTCGTGTTCTGCGCCTCGTCGAGGATGGCGAAGGCGTTGTTGAGGGTACGCCCCCTCATGTAGGCGAGCGGGGCGATCTCCAGCACGCCCGATTCGATCAGCCGCTGGACCCGTTCCTTGCCGATCATCTCGTTCATCGCGTCGAAGATCGGCCGCAGGTAGGGATCGATCTTCTCCTGGAGGTCGCCGGGAAGGAACCCGAGGCTCTCTCCGGCCTCGACGACCGGCCGCGAGATGAAGATCCGGTCGATCTCCCCGCGCTTGAGAGAGGCGAGCGCCATGGCCATCGCGAGATAGGTCTTCCCCGTCCCGGCGGGCCCGATCGCGAAGACGATATCGTGGTCACGGACCGCGTCGACGTATTCCCCCTGCCGGGGGGATCGCGGAGAGATGCCGCGCCGCCGCTTCGTCGAGTAGAAGACGACCTCTTTTCCCGGGGGCCCCTCCGTGCCCGTCCCCTCGCCGCCGCGGACGACGGCCCGGACGTCGGATTCGCTGACCGCCCGGCCCGATCCCGCGATCCTGACGAGCGTCTCGACGACCGACGTGGCCTCGTCGAGAACGGATGCCGTCCCCTGCAGGATGATCTCCTCCCCGCGGACGACGATCGCGTCGTGGAACCGCTCCTCGAGGATCCTGAGATTGCGGTCTCCCACGCCGAGCAGTTTCACCGGATCGAGGCCGGCGATGGAGATGACACGCTTCTTCCCGTCCCGTTTCCTCACCGTTCCCCCCGTCAAAAGAGAGACTCCTGGCCCGGATCGGGCCAAGAGTCCGAAGAATCGTTCGTATTGGCAGCGCCGGTGTTCACGCGACCCCCCTACCTGGGGATCACCAGCACCTGTTCGGGGAAGATCAGATCCGGATCGTTGATCTGTCCCTTGTTGGCCTCGAAGAGTTTCGGCCAGTCGCGCCAGTTGTCGTAGACTTCCCAGTAACCGGCGATCTTGGCGAGCCACTCGTCCCGGACCACGGTGTGTTGCTTCGGCCAGTCGCGCGGGATCGCGAGCTCCCATCCGGCGAGCACCCAGTCGGGATCCTCGATCATGCCGGAGTTCGCGCGCCAGATCCTCGTCCACTTGAGGGGATCGCCGTAGATCTCCTCGTAGCCGGCGAGGTTCCACAGGCATTCGCCGTACTGGAGGGTCCACGTCTTCGGCAGCTGCGCGAGCACCTGGAGCTGGCGCGTGAGCTCGTCGATCTGCGCCGAGAGGTTCGCGTATTCACGCTCCGAGTCGCGGATGTCCGTGGTGAGCGTTCGGATGCGGTCCTTGTTCGACGTGAGTTCGTTCTGCGCGGTCTCCGACCGGCCCTGAAGCTGGATCAGCTCGTCGGCCAGCTCGCGGCAGTACGCCTCCCGGTCGTCCTTCGAAAGCTTCTGGTACTCCTCGTCCTCGTAGTATTCGCCCTCCGCGATGTTGATCGGCCGCGGCTGGTACTTCGTGCAGCCGACCGCGAAGACCAGGGCCATCGGGACGATAAGCGCCGTCATGACCTTCGTTCTCTTCAGCATGCCCGTATCTCCCTCCCGGTGAGCCCGGCTATTCCCTGCCGCTGCCCTTCTTGAGTTCGTTTACCTTCTCTTCGAGCTCGGCGGGCCGGCTTTCGACATCGCTGATGTTCTTCCGGGTCTCGGCAAGCTGTTTCTCCAGCTCGGCGACACGCTGCGCCGTCTCCGCGGCCTCCTGTTCGTAGTTCTCCACGTCGAGTCTCGTCTCGTCGAGCGTCACGAGGCTCGTATCGCAATACGGCACAGGCCCGCACCCGCCGGAAAACATCGACAGGATCCCGAGCAGGACGGCGGCCATGATCATATGCAGTACCGGCTTCATACGGTCCATCCCTCCTTATGGTATACTATTTATCAAGTTACAGTTACGTTAATATCGCTTTCGCATGATGTCAAGCAAAAAGCCTCGTCGACATCCACATGCAAGAGACATGCCCGGTCGTTCCTCTCTATTCCCCGTCGCTTCTTTCGATTACCCGGATATGGAGATCGTCGAGAAGCGATCGCTCGACGGTCGACGGCGCTCCCTCCATGAGCGAGGTGGCCTTCTGCGTCTTCGGAAAGGCGATGAAATCGCGTATCGAGCTCTCACCGCCGAGGATCATCGCTATCCGGTCGACGCCGAGCGCGATCCCGCCGTGCGGCGGCGCCCCGTGCTCGAACGCCTCGAGGAGAAAGCCGAACCGGTGCTCCGCCGTCTCCCGGTCGAGGCCGATGAGCGCGAAGAGCTTTTCCTGGAGCGCACGGTGATGCACGCGGATGCTCCCCGAACCGAGCTCGACGCCGTTGCAGACGAGATCGTAGAGATGCCCCCGGACCCGGCCCGGATCCCCGTCGAGCAGCGGCAGATCCTCCTCGAGGGGTATGGAAAAGATATGATGCGCCGGCTCCCATCCCCCTCCCTCGGCGGGCAGGAGGAGGGGAAACCGGTTGATCCAGACGAAGCTGAACGCGTCCGCGGCGTCCTGGAGCCGGTATTCGGCGCCGAGAGCCGAGCGGAGCGCGCCGAGGGCGGCCGCCGTCGTATCGGCCGGGCCCCCGACGAGCATGACGAGTCCCGGCCGGGCGGGACCGACGCCGAAACGTTCCGCGAGCGTCCCGGTCTCCTCCGGGGACAGGAACTTCGCGATCGAGGAATCGATACCGTCGGGGCCCGCCGAGACGGTGGCCAGGCCTCCCGCGCCCTGCCGGCGGACGAGTTCCTCGAACTTCCGGATGCGGCTCTTCGAGAAGGAGAGCCCCTCCTCGAGAACGATCCCGCGCACGACGCCGCCCGTCCTGACCGCCTCCCGGAAAACGTTGAACCCGCTCGAGGCGAAGAGATCCGAGACGTCGACGATCTCG
The nucleotide sequence above comes from Candidatus Krumholzibacteriota bacterium. Encoded proteins:
- the recO gene encoding DNA repair protein RecO, with amino-acid sequence MSEIVKDRAIVLRTYEYHETSLIVVVLTREYGKLRLLARGARRAAATGMRTGNAGDIVFYFRPDRGLQALKEADMRGTVASLGDLDRLCLLQAGLELVDRSTVGREADEGFFRLLDAFLEGLVAPGDPWLIFFTLETLLLKALGVFPGTGRCSACGRPVGDDWRLDPREGSISCGRCGGDGHRSLSAGSRRLLRRIEEEAFDAAPSTTLTGRERGEIGRLLHELFKHHVEGYRLPGALRILKGRG
- a CDS encoding DUF502 domain-containing protein; the protein is MGWFRRKLLTGILILLPTVVTGWVLYHVFIYFDDLLEPVVARYPIIDIPGLGFLAVVLLVLVAGVFAGNLIGRTIIGWLETLVVRIPLIRSMYTAVKQIGEVFLRGQHTAYRKAVLIQYPREGIYVVGFTTKTWLRRGADGRERMFVNIFLPTTPNPTSGLFLMVPEDETEPLDCSIEDALKMVISGGAIVPAPADPSRADLP
- a CDS encoding LysM peptidoglycan-binding domain-containing protein; amino-acid sequence: MLKRTKVMTALIVPMALVFAVGCTKYQPRPINIAEGEYYEDEEYQKLSKDDREAYCRELADELIQLQGRSETAQNELTSNKDRIRTLTTDIRDSEREYANLSAQIDELTRQLQVLAQLPKTWTLQYGECLWNLAGYEEIYGDPLKWTRIWRANSGMIEDPDWVLAGWELAIPRDWPKQHTVVRDEWLAKIAGYWEVYDNWRDWPKLFEANKGQINDPDLIFPEQVLVIPR
- a CDS encoding PhoH family protein, whose amino-acid sequence is MRKRDGKKRVISIAGLDPVKLLGVGDRNLRILEERFHDAIVVRGEEIILQGTASVLDEATSVVETLVRIAGSGRAVSESDVRAVVRGGEGTGTEGPPGKEVVFYSTKRRRGISPRSPRQGEYVDAVRDHDIVFAIGPAGTGKTYLAMAMALASLKRGEIDRIFISRPVVEAGESLGFLPGDLQEKIDPYLRPIFDAMNEMIGKERVQRLIESGVLEIAPLAYMRGRTLNNAFAILDEAQNTTVGQMKMFLTRLGANAKAVITGDITQIDLVDPARSGLVAVKEILDGVEGIAFISFGEEDVVRHRLVKAIIKAFSEMNARERAAATATPPGAGATDPTGSEREADAGTEETDG
- the mgtE gene encoding magnesium transporter, which codes for MDEELLQIFGRIDEVFESGQVSALGGMIAGMRAPDVADIIEALDEERRAVLFGLLDDAVAAEVLTLLDEGSAAGLLRDMASDRTVQLVALMASDDAADIVSLLPDDKSLEVLRSISREDYEDLSELLKFHEESAGGIMAREILTARGGTTVGEVIRLIRAEAREVEHLQNIYIVDSEGILIGEVPLLNLLLVEPDVRIDDIMTRETVTVGVETDQEEVASIFSKFDIYTLPVLDARGRLVGRITVDDVLDVLEEEATEDITIMAGTGEEEFFERSSLRVSRARLPWLFTGLIGGIASAIVMKHFSGSFETILTLAFFVPVITAMGGNVGIQSSAIVVRELALGTSGVFRTSEKIIREIKVSLINGFVLGGVLLLVVVLWQRDLRLGLLLCLSLTTIIVWGTLMGAIVPLLLKRINIDPALATGPFITTSNDILGLLFYLGIASAFLDWLGGG
- a CDS encoding HlyC/CorC family transporter produces the protein MTGAMESVPIAIPLLLVAQFLLSCGAAAFSAVSRMHEDKVFPLSRVSRAARLLHRSRLHLLIGLALLQGVVVFAAAAAAGALPGAGAAGRMPAYAIVFALLVAATILGGGLADRRPARFATLLSWPLLPVYTLLRPLTGLFLRTATALFPDLVRELASPFFVFADRREPGEGFIEEEGSRLMHRIAAFSDKRVREVMVPRIDVFAVDLRAPLDEVRREVAEAGHSRVPVYDDQVDRIVGILHVKDFARPGSGETGGLSALLREPFFVPEGKKIDELLREFQLERKHMAVVVDEYGGTAGIVTIEDIIEEIVGEIEDEYDEETPLVFESSPGEYVAQGRMNIGEFNEAVHLSIRTEEADTLAGFLYTLMGRVPVEGEEIVHDGVVFRISRLEGQRIAEVTVRLPGAGE
- the ybeY gene encoding rRNA maturation RNase YbeY, yielding MFELAQPAIRRLAGPVPPRGAAVELTLVGERRMADLNRTYRNRRGAAEILTFPYGPDGGGEDPVGEIFLCWKRIEAGARDRGVEPRHWLLRLVAHGLMHLRGHLHADPAAARRMERAERRVLEGFISPRVLDRLFGGETE
- a CDS encoding HDIG domain-containing protein yields the protein MAEPTANGTGRGENGGAGRGFDPRKAAARLFGRRRLPYVYALLFLVVSLLLFPPLKKIRDVRFREGDIADVDVIAPFDFIVPHSEQEIESNRAKAVLSVPPVYRENREIVRHLPEDLEAFMTSIRDIAMAESLDAAKRVDTIREMAPALSRDRVELLLDREMRRRILQIGLDLQRSLFERGIVNDASPLRRRDFASITVVDGTDERTMSTASLISQGELESVILDRAGRNFDADGKAIDLFYDIVRSHLMPNLVYDPDETRARREAKMRTVPKYFTVSRNERIVAKHDRVTRTQVSVLEALEERKAELELETSGMKRVLLYIGKALRIASLLAVFLLALRRFSPGLIADPGKTTLVFIIVFVYLLLTALVTRYAILDPYLVPVAFVSLVTAAFFGVMPSVAFTLFSAFLLLTHTDLPGSHAFIAILAGTAAIISIAQLRERRHFYTIFLYIAIAYIIGIAGFGLTERISVSQFLFSSLWGITNSFICTILVMFLLPIFESIFDVTTNFTLMELSDLNRPLLRRLIMEAPGTYHHSLMVGNLVEAVAGEVGANSLLARVAAYYHDIGKLAKPEYFFENKGDNVNKHEKLAPTMSALILGSHVKEGVELARKEKLPRVISDAIREHHGTTVMAYFYQKALEYDSHDSVNVDDFRYPGPRPSSKENALIMLADSCEAAVRSLKEPTAPRIRAIVSRLVQTRMNDGELDDSGLTLNDIAVIREKYIQLLTGIFHPRISYPGQEREERGGAGPRDYPSGKQAQGERKRHV